The window GTCCGCTCCTCTGCTCATCCCGGGTCAACCGTGAAAtcgcggaaagagaaaacacatgCTTTCCGGCTCAGTCTGGAGGAACCCAAAGCCACCGgccgctcgctgtctcccagGCTGTTACACCGGAGCTCCGAAGATTCCACGCGTCTAACTCGCCGTGCTTCGGACGGTTcatcaacatatatatatatatatatatgcatgtctCCCCTGAGAAAAGACGTCGTGGGCATGGAGCAACCGATTCGGTCGCGTATCCATTTATAAGGACAAGTTCGCGGAATAAATCTGTCGTCTGGGGTGCTCGTGTGTTAGGACCAGCGTCCGTTTTTTAGGTCTACCTGTGTGCGAAGCTATGTCGTACAACGGTTGCGAGGGTGTCTGGGCACGAAGCAACGCAGAGGGAAGCAGCGCAGTTGGAGAGCGTTCAAACACATACTTTGCGTGAATCCGGGCGAGCGGTGTGCATTCCTCTTCCCGCGGAGGCGTAAAGAGAGACTGCGAAGCTGTCTCCGGCCGCACCGCACGCTGTCGGCTTACCGGGGCCAGGACAGCCGGCACGAAAACAGGGACACCGGTGATAAGCTGGCCCACCGTGAACACTGGGAGCACAGTTTTCTAAGTAACCAATCCCGTGCTCTGCCTTGGGCATTGAAACGAACCCGTATATAACCTTGGTTACGAGGTTTGTCTTTCCACAAAACCATTGACAGGGCTTTTTCCGTCCGAACACTCCGctgtgcgccttctctttcgcctctgtcctAAGCTCCTGCACGGTACCCCTTTTCAGATTCATaaatacatatgtatatatatatatatatatatgtatatatatatatatatatatatatatatatattggtagaaacggcgagagagacttcTTTCAATCTTGGTGGTGCGTCGCGACGCCTCACAAAAAGGTACGTCTTACTGCCTCTCGATCTCCCCCACGTGTCTGTCACCGAGGACGAAAAACCGGTATCTCTGGGACGGTCATCTCTATGTCTTGGATACGTCCGGTCGTGAATCGAGTTCTACAACCTTGTGAGGAGCGTGAAGGCATGTTGCTGGGCGGTCTGACGAGCGGGGCTCCTGGCAACCTGCCGATACCGCGCTCTGTAGAAATTCTGGTAAACCGGTGCATCCCGCCTCCCGcacgcttctttctccgttgcGGCGGCTCCAGCTTCCAGTTCACGTCGCGAGCGGATCTGTGGCTCGTGAGGTTGAATCCGAGGGGCGCCGTGGTTCTTCCACGCTGAGAAAATCGTATTTAGATAAAATTTACACGATTTCGATCGTCCTAGCTGAGCAGCCCACTGTGGATCGGAGTCCAGCTGCGACTAAGCAAGCGTGGGGGCGCTTGCCAAGTGTGTCTTTCCCCCTTCCACCGAGAACTTTCTCCCGAGGCGCCTCCCGTGGAGGCaagcggaaagcgagagaatgCATCTGATAGGAACAGGGTGTGTTCACAACACTACTCGCCCCGTTCCTGCCTTCCCGCAAAAAAGCAAAAAAAAATTCCTTGAAACCTACGGGgcgggaggaaaaggaaaccgGCCTCTCCCGGAGCTACACGGCGGCCCGCTGTGTATAAACCGCTCCCAGCAAGCGATTATTCAGCGAGAGCGAATGGACAAAAGCAGccgcgagagggaggcgcggagCACCAAAAAGAATCAGGTGAGGCCCTTTTCCTGGCGCCAGCCCCGGCTGGAGCGTCTTCGAACGCCCCCCGTGCATCCGGCTTCCCAACGGAGCCTGGTGACCGTGTTTCCTCAAATTCGACGATACATTCTCTCTCGCACATGTCTAACGGTCAGCACACCTGCGGAGAGGACCGTGGAGGCTGCTTCGCTCGACAATGCCTATGGAACAAGACGGCATTTTCTGCCGACGCGGCTGACACAGACGCATAAACAGACGCGCAACGATAACTGTACACGCGCATGTGAATAAAAAGGTGTGTCGTAAGCCCCCTGAATCCACTTTCAAAAAAGAGATGTCCATACGGACTCAGGCGGACGAACGTGAGCACACAGCCTCGGCGGCTGCATAAACGAGGCTGCTACAGTCGGGTGTCTGTCAACCGACAAAAATATGGTACAGATGCAGACTGCATTCATACGTCCACATGCATGGTGCACAtgcagcgaggacgcggtGGACATCTCCCTGTACAGACATCGACTCCCCACGGCAGATGAGTCCACAGCCACATTGATACAGCTATCTACGCTCACAACTCAACTGTACTGCAGCACGAACAAACTTTTCCTTCACTCAGTCGCACTACAGGCCTTGGCGGCCTTGTACACACGGACTCCAACCGGCTGTCACTACACCTCGGAAAGCAAGCCGGCTGACAGGGATGGGCTGGATCGGTACGCGTCGATGCCAGTTTCCCCCGATTTGCCTTCGCCATCCACAGTGGAAGATTCCGCGTTCTACTTCAAAGCGCAGCCGTTTCCAATTCGGCCGCGATCAACCTGGCAATTCAGTGTCGTGCGATGTGTAGCAGGGGTTCGTCGTGCTGAGATCCACTCTCTCTACAAGAAACAAAAACCTGACGGTGATAGTGGCACATACCGGCTGCCCACAACCTCCGACACGGGTTTTTtcgctcctctgtctctgctcttgtCTTTCGCGGCAACGCTCCCTAATCAGGCAGTGAGAGGGAGATTTGGGAACCTCACCCTAAACGCCTCTGGTCACCTTCCCGCATGTGTTCTGTCCAGACTGTGtcggtttccttcttctcaaAGGGCTTGGGCACTCGCCAGgtgtcgcctgcgtctccccgcAAGCAGCCGACCTGTGTCCCGGGCTTCCATTCCTTTGTTTCCGAGACTTCTGGAAATTCCACTGTACGTCATTTTTGGACGCCTTCCGAAACGGAGCagtcgcgccgccttcgcttctgtgCCCCGAATATCGTTTTTCGGGCAGGCAACCTCGCACGTACACCGCGGCGTGCACTCTGCTGCTTCTCCCACAGAGCCCTGCATTTAGATGTGCGAGTTGTGGGGCCGTGCGGTTCTCTGTTGACTGTCTTTGCGTGCCTCAAAAAGGAgcaagagacgcaggaaacgaaaacgtcttccgccctttcctcgccacgAGCCAggcttctgcatgcagtcgccgAGATGCCAGAATACAGAGCGCCGTCTTCCTTGCACCGCACCGTTCACCGGTGTCGCTACACCCCTCCGTTCCGCTTTGCAGACAGCGCCGGTGCGCTCAACGTGGCGTGCCTCTCCCTTGTTTCTGAACCGCTGAGGGTCTCGAGGAGCAAGGTTCTAGGGCCGAATGTGGCGCGCCGAGAAAGCGGTTGCGAAACAAGAGGCAGCCGGCGCAGCCtcatgcagagacagcaggcacacgctgtctcgctccagACGACAGTCCCTCACCTCCCGCAAGCTCGACGGCACGATACTCGGCTCGGCTTCGTGCCCCGATCCTCTTCACTCTTAGCAGCATGTTATTTTCCAACGATCTACACCTTGCCTCGCAGAACTGTTGTTGCGAAGACCCCTCCGCCTGAGAAAAGGGAGTGGGAGGAGTCAGAAGCAACTGTCGAGGATTGGGCAGACGCAAAAACCAGGAAAGGGGGATGAGGACACAAAGCAGCAAGTGAACGCTGGGCCGATAAAAATATGTATGTCTGCGAAACAGCACGAACTTGCCGCAGGCCCCCTCGGCTCCGCATGTCTGCGGAGATCCATCGCTCCTGCAAAGTGTTTGATTTCCTCCGTCGCCTGCAATCTTTGGGCGAAAATGCGTGTGAAACAGGGTTCTCTTGTGTCGACGGCAAGTCGCCTCAAAGGCGCCAACTCCGCGTTCCCGGGCGGAAAACGCCAAAGCGCATATTtacagagggaaacgggaggACATcagaggggcgaggacgcgagagtcgcaggcagaaaggccagcgagggaagagaaagagaagccagTGGCGAGGCATACCCGTCCCCCGCTCGGTAGACTTCCCCTTTTAGAGACCCGCGAAACGACGGAAAGGCATTCGGCGGCGGGCTGGCGTGGCCTCCTCGCGAGCAcaaggagggcgaggacctggctggagagaaaaagtcTGCATCAGCGACAGGGAAGTGCCGCTGGAGCAAGGCGGCCAGCGGCagcgcgcctccctcgtcccctgtctccgtgtgcCGCAGAGTTTGACCGGCCTGGCTCGGAGACGAGCACGTGGACCGGGACGAAAGCAACGAGGGAAGCGTGGCAAGGCCTCTTCTCGCACCGGCTGTCCCTGGGCTTCCGTCCGATGCGTCCGAGGCCGCGAAAGCTGGCGAAGGAAGCGCGGGGTTTGGATGCGCTGAAAAGAAGCATGCGGGGCTCCGGCCCGGTGCGGCGGGGAACGGTTTGAGGTGCACACTCCCCGATGACGCCACAGGTGAAGGCAAAGACGGCGCAGCGTCAAGAGGTGGCGAAGACTCGAGGCAAAGGGAAGGCATGGAAGCGAAAGCGTGGACGCCAGGCGAACGGTGAAGCAGTCGGGTCGCGAGCGCGTCCAACAGGTTCACCGCAGAAAGAATATGCtgcagacagaaaaaaacaagaggCGACGCAACCACACTGTGGAGACCCTTCCGGGCCCGGAGGAACGCGAAATGCACAGGTTTCTGAGATCCTCTCTTGCGTCCCACAGTCAAGGTGCCGGCAAATCCGGTGGCCACGAAGTGACGAGGGGCCCGTCCGCTTCTTTTGTGAGTGTCTTGCACTGTCTATTAACCAGCGCGACAGGCCTAGAGTCAGGTTGTTCGTCGCAGAAACGATGAGTTCCCCTCGGTTTTCGCCCTTTCCGCCTACTCTCCAGAGGCCACATAGAATGACGGTTGAAGTCGCCTCGTCGAACCACGCCTCAAGGAGACCCGTCGCCGCTCCGATCTGACGCAGAAGGGGTTTGCGTCGCAGTTCTCTTTTCAGTGTCGCCACATGGCTTTCAACGAGGCAGGCCTCGGCGTCGTCCCTCGGAGTCTCCTGCTCGGTCTCCACGCGGGCGCACAAGAGACGGTCCATTCCGGGGCGGCTGGCCAGAATGGCGGGCCAGCGGGACCCGACCGGTGCGTTGAAAACGGGACAGACCGCCTCGGCCAGTTCGGGCACCTGACTGTCTTTGCCGCTGTCGCGGCTCTGGTTCCCTCCAtccgagagacagacagggacaggcgacagccacggagagagacgcggagcagcgcgaggacctgagggcggcgaggccgaatGCCAAGAGGTCTTTTCGCGATCCGGCTGAACCTTGCTTTCCGCATGCAATCGGCGAGCAAAGGAAGCCGGGTACAAGCGGTAGCTAGCCGACAGGAACTGCACTTCGGCGAGAGCTTCTTCGACCGCCTGGCGGGAGGAGCCGTAGATCCGGACGCGTCGCgtcgcggcgtcttcttcttggGGAAACACGCGTATCTCAACCTGATCAATCGCACGGGCGCAGAAACACGGCGAGCGCCGGAGAATGGAGGCCGGCGGCGCCACAGGACAGCAACGGCGAGTGGCCACTGGAGGGTGGCACCAGATAGACGAGCATCGTGATGAGTTCAccaagagacgaaaacgcgtcgCTCGTTGCAGAGGAGCGACGGAAACGACGCGTTATGCACGTGGCTGATAGGACGCTCAGTGACCGTGGGCAGATGGCATCGCGGTGAGCACGAGAGGGTGCTCTCCTATCCTGCGAGTTGTGCGGAAGCAAGAGAACAGGAGCTGTCAGACGCGCCCGCGCGCGGCCCGGTTATTTACGCTGGATTGCTGGCCTTCACTACTCTGTATTTACAGCTTCACATTTTTTCCTTccagtttctcctctcttttgtcgCGGTTTTCCCGGCTCCTTCGACGCACGTCACAAAACAGCAAGCTGAAACGCCGGAGGCGGTCTCTGGCGAGGGCCGACTCCCCACAGTCCCCACGCTCTCCCTCAGGCTCACCTGGAAGCGCTTCGCGAGTTTCTCCAACCTCTCGCCTTGTTTGCCGATGATGAGGCCGATTGTCTCCTTGGCCTTGAATTCCACGCAGACGGATGCGACGCCGGCGCTCGTCCTTTCTTCGAGGAACCTgagccttctttctcttcgctcaTGGAAGAGAACGCTCTTGGCAATTCGCCTGTTTACACCTCGCAGAATGGCTTTTAGGCGTTCCACTTCCGCTTTGTCGAAGCCTAGAAGAACTATCTGGCATCCCTGCCTCTCGTCGGTCTCTTTCGGCCCATGTTGGATGCCTTCTACGCCCGCTGTTACGGTCGTGGCTGGAGACTTCGTGACCaggcgggcgaagaaggacgagaagcaagaggcggcgagcgagctttcgtctccccactccgagaagaggcggcaattcgcgtcgcttcctgccGCCCCGTCGAGGGCTTCATGTCTCCTCAGGGACGCTTCCACCCGCAGTGCTGGTGCGTCGTTTCTTGCTTCGGGCGGCAGTCCTGGAAgtcgctctccgcttctcaGTCCGTCGATCGCTGCCACActcgagacggagacgcctggACTGCCCTCTGACTGAGAACAGCCTGTCACTGCGTTCATCGCTGTCAGTTGGAACGggttcccttcttccccgagCCGTAAGTGTCTGCCTCTACAGGATGCTCTAAGCTCCAGTTcaccttcctcgtcttccggtCCTCCCGGCTGGGCCCCACACGTTTGCCTTTCGTGAGGCTCTGTTACCTCCTCACCGCTCGTGTCTACGCCCCTGCGGAACTCCACCTCATGCGGCTCGGGAGCCTTCCCCGTCACGCCCCTCGCGCTaccctcttttctctccacggaAATTGCTGGCGCAACATCGTCCTCCTGTCGCGAGGCTCCTCGCCCGTGAGCCCGCGCAGCTGCCTGCGGCGAGACCGCGGATGCAGCCGATCCGTGAAATCCGGAAGACAGAGCGGAGGCACGCGCGGGGTGAAGATGGTCGAGTGAGGACGGCAGGCGCGGAAAGGCGGCGCAGCCGGATCCAGCCGAGGCAGCTGCAGTCGAGGAACTGGGAGATGCAGGgtccagagagaacggcgaagacagcaCACCTGGGAAAGGCGCGtacgagggagagaaactaGGGATCGTCTGCCGGTCCTCGTCTGACCAGCAGGCCGTCACGATGTCGCTGCCGTCTGCATGGAGTCCACAGGCAGGACAGCGCAGGTATAACGCAGAGATGTGCTTCCGAGGGCGGCAAGCATGTGCACCTTGTTTCCTGTGGCCAACGCTAGCAGATGAACGAGATGCTTCTGAAGTAAATTCACATGCTAGAGTGATACCTGTAATTATTTGGAGTGCACGAGTCATTGCAACTAGAAACCTAAAGCTATAAGATGAATTTAGATGCCACGGGGAGGAAACCGGCAAATCGTCAGGGTGTGCAGTGAACTCCGAGACGCGCTTTTTGTTGCCTAACTCGCGCTTCGCCACTTCCAGTGACACACTTCCTTGTGGAACCTTTGATGGCTCTGGGAGATTCAAGAAGGCACAGTTTTATCTTTCTCTTACCGGTGTGGAAGTCCGGCGATTCGCGTTTCTTTGCCTCGGGGGAGCGGTCTGGAGCGTGCGCTGCCGCTTGGCTTTCGCCGCCGTCGTCTTGCGTCGGGCCCCCATCCATAACTGTGAGCGCAATCACGCCCGAGAGTCCCTCCCTCCTGTCGCTTCGAGCGCCGGGACCgctggcgtcttctccttctgccgTGCTCCGGGAAAGGGCGGAGAACTCGAGAGGCCTGTCGGGAGGCTGCGGCTTGCGCCGTTGCAGAGCCTGCAGAAATCGTCcagctgcctcctcttcggcgTCCCCCTCCACCTGCTCTCCCTGCGCGTGTTCCGCTCCGGCGAGCGACCCTCCCGCTAGGAGCCATCGAGCGGCttcaacagagacaggaacggcCTCTCGGCACATGGCCGGCAGGAAGACCGAAAGCGGCAGTTCGTGGGGAAGAGGCCCCGGGGTTTGGGCAAACGCCTTAGGAAGACCGTTTTGGACGAAGCGGAGGCACGCGGAGTCGGCCGAcacaggcgagaaagaggacgaaccGGAGGCGGCCAGGGCAAGCTCGGGCTCTCCTGAGAATCTGTTTCTTCTGGGGTCTCTTAGCGACGAGCCCAGGACAGTGATATCGACGGACGGCGACGACAGCAAACGGACGCGGAAATGGTGAGACGACGGAGGGCCTGGCGCATGAGCAGACTCGCTCTGTCGCTCGTCCAGCTGAACGGCAGAAGCAAGCGAAGCGGGAGCTCGGGAGCTCTGGGGACTTGGTGGCGACGACAGGATTCGGGCCAGAGCATAGTGTGCAGGGGTGGAACTGGTGCTGGGCCGAAAGACCtgaaggaagagcagagagacggggagagggCGGAACGAACGCAGCTGAAACAAGACAGACCTTGGATGCGTGGAGGAGACTGCCCCGTCACGCCTCGGCTTCGGCGCATGCCGTCCAGTGGGCCGTCTGCTGCGTGCTTCCTGCACGTCGTGCCCACATGTGCCAAGACG is drawn from Neospora caninum Liverpool complete genome, chromosome X and contains these coding sequences:
- a CDS encoding putative KH domain-containing protein; the protein is MLNRDSQRRLGFHRLADVTTEGDFQQRLRVGGGRGGPQTTHARFETGTSEMSLFINSPDFRDNASLGAGMPPEERQTYATVRMPSDACRPRRITESRQPTDSAEQRWGHPLHRTPLMSASPPAGSGTPFGNRGPHTGGVHGEETAGMDRQITRFSPQVRGHSRCRNGNRNPPNEGHMLVASFSSTVRQKIEIVFPGHEHRCRRYLGFLLDIRAATNEVFVQFSGAVCPPWSSRKEGTPALAFPSRPSGRAELGALSAPAGSIAELLEMRLSSGSSLLDETGGDNHLLTSVSHSVPGCTPVGIEGNGASALHASSQQPRVFVSTWLSSLYVSLAGPRLHADPEEGTRRSPEAAAVSKETGHTGFSGETDILCRDSARSRERSYTREEQRWKAGDYAEVFRPSTSSTPAHYALARILSSPPSPQSSRAPASLASAVQLDERQSESAHAPGPPSSHHFRVRLLSSPSVDITVLGSSLRDPRRNRFSGEPELALAASGSSSFSPVSADSACLRFVQNGLPKAFAQTPGPLPHELPLSVFLPAMCREAVPVSVEAARWLLAGGSLAGAEHAQGEQVEGDAEEEAAGRFLQALQRRKPQPPDRPLEFSALSRSTAEGEDASGPGARSDRREGLSGVIALTVMDGGPTQDDGGESQAAAHAPDRSPEAKKRESPDFHTDGSDIVTACWSDEDRQTIPSFSPSYAPFPGVLSSPFSLDPASPSSSTAAASAGSGCAAFPRLPSSLDHLHPARASALSSGFHGSAASAVSPQAAARAHGRGASRQEDDVAPAISVERKEGSARGVTGKAPEPHEVEFRRGVDTSGEEVTEPHERQTCGAQPGGPEDEEGELELRASCRGRHLRLGEEGNPFQLTAMNAVTGCSQSEGSPGVSVSSVAAIDGLRSGERLPGLPPEARNDAPALRVEASLRRHEALDGAAGSDANCRLFSEWGDESSLAASCFSSFFARLVTKSPATTVTAGVEGIQHGPKETDERQGCQIVLLGFDKAEVERLKAILRGVNRRIAKSVLFHERRERRLRFLEERTSAGVASVCVEFKAKETIGLIIGKQGERLEKLAKRFQVEIRVFPQEEDAATRRVRIYGSSRQAVEEALAEVQFLSASYRLYPASFARRLHAESKVQPDREKTSWHSASPPSGPRAAPRLSPWLSPVPVCLSDGGNQSRDSGKDSQVPELAEAVCPVFNAPVGSRWPAILASRPGMDRLLCARVETEQETPRDDAEACLVESHVATLKRELRRKPLLRQIGAATGLLEAWFDEATSTVILCGLWRHILSAVNLLDALATRLLHRSPGVHAFASMPSLCLESSPPLDAAPSLPSPVASSGSVHLKPFPAAPGRSPACFFSAHPNPALPSPAFAASDASDGSPGTAGARRGLATLPSLLSSRSTCSSPSQAGQTLRHTETGDEGGALPLAALLQRHFPVADADFFSPARSSPSLCSRGGHASPPPNAFPSFRGSLKGEVYRAGDGYASPLASLSLPSLAFLPATLASSPL